A genomic region of Granulicella sp. L56 contains the following coding sequences:
- a CDS encoding ABC transporter ATP-binding protein, giving the protein MAPIILAQDLSKTYRSGKLAVTALRKVSFAIEPGEFVAIVGPSGSGKSTLFYILGGLTHATSGSVCIDGVDFATLDDAERTKMRRAKIGFVFQRFNLLPTLSAMGNIEIAHDIANLGSPKKEIDRPLLDQLTHMLGIDGRLEHRPNELSGGEQQRVAIARALITRPAIVLADEPTGNLDTKNSDAVLGMLRKSSRDLNQTVLMITHNSEAAQIADRILHMRDGEITHIEQGRG; this is encoded by the coding sequence ATGGCACCCATCATTCTCGCGCAGGACCTCAGCAAGACCTACCGCTCCGGAAAACTCGCAGTCACGGCACTCCGCAAAGTCAGCTTTGCCATCGAGCCGGGCGAATTTGTGGCCATCGTAGGCCCCTCGGGCTCCGGCAAATCGACCCTCTTCTATATTCTAGGTGGCCTCACCCACGCTACCAGCGGCTCGGTCTGCATCGACGGCGTCGACTTTGCCACGCTCGACGATGCCGAGCGCACCAAGATGCGCCGCGCCAAGATCGGCTTCGTCTTCCAGCGATTCAACCTGCTGCCTACGCTGTCGGCCATGGGCAATATCGAGATTGCCCACGATATCGCCAACCTCGGTTCGCCCAAGAAGGAGATCGACCGGCCTCTGCTCGATCAACTCACCCACATGCTGGGTATCGATGGCCGTCTCGAGCATCGGCCCAATGAGCTGTCGGGCGGCGAGCAACAGCGCGTGGCCATTGCACGAGCGCTTATTACGCGACCCGCCATCGTCCTTGCCGACGAGCCTACCGGCAACCTCGATACTAAGAACTCAGATGCCGTCCTCGGGATGCTGCGCAAGTCCAGCCGCGATCTCAACCAGACCGTCCTGATGATTACGCACAATAGCGAGGCCGCGCAGATCGCCGACCGCATCCTGCACATGCGCGATGGCGAGATTACGCACATCGAGCAGGGCAGGGGATAA
- a CDS encoding holo-ACP synthase, whose translation MVLGVGTDLIEIERVQQSLARFGDRFMHRIFTEGEIAYCQQKKHAAESFAARFAAKEAAAKALGTGIAHGISWREIEVRRNPGERPTLHLTGRAADRAEAMGVRHLHLSLSHSNDIAMAVVIAEN comes from the coding sequence ATGGTTCTTGGAGTGGGAACAGATTTAATCGAGATCGAGCGCGTACAGCAAAGCCTCGCCCGTTTCGGCGACCGCTTTATGCACAGGATCTTTACCGAAGGCGAGATTGCCTACTGCCAGCAGAAGAAGCACGCCGCGGAGAGTTTTGCGGCTCGATTTGCCGCCAAAGAGGCAGCAGCCAAAGCACTTGGGACCGGTATCGCCCATGGCATCAGTTGGCGGGAGATTGAAGTGCGGCGCAACCCCGGAGAGCGGCCAACGCTGCATCTAACGGGAAGAGCGGCAGACCGGGCCGAAGCCATGGGCGTGCGCCATTTGCACTTGAGCCTGAGCCATAGCAATGACATCGCCATGGCCGTCGTGATTGCGGAGAATTGA
- a CDS encoding MlaD family protein has product MPSQQEVRWSQLKVGVIVLVSSVILVTLLFLMTSASGLGLFSHKLTIPVYFENSAGLKEGAAVNLEGVTIGTVKSVTVVNTPDRKLTPVRVIMKLDDKYAASLKKDSKASLTTVGVLGDTVVDINSQFAVGPPLRDGDELKTLETPSITDVVKASQGTIESLNVILSKMNVIVDNLQSGKGSVGLLINNPDLYNKANETVNELLTLEKNLNNGRGSIGKLMTDDTMYNRLNDAAGKLENIANDLNSGKGSAGMLLKDDSLYKNLNSTLIHANSIMADADAGKGGLGLMLKDPKFRSDLSNTLAQVNTLVSGINDGRGTLGKLTTDDQAYTNLNKLLSASTDLVTTIRKDPKKYLTIHMKIF; this is encoded by the coding sequence ATGCCCAGCCAGCAGGAGGTCAGATGGTCGCAGTTGAAAGTGGGCGTGATTGTACTGGTCTCATCGGTGATTCTGGTGACGCTACTGTTCCTGATGACCAGCGCGTCGGGGCTGGGACTTTTTTCGCACAAGCTGACGATTCCCGTCTACTTTGAAAACTCAGCAGGCCTGAAAGAAGGCGCTGCCGTAAACCTTGAAGGCGTCACTATCGGCACCGTGAAGAGCGTGACGGTGGTAAACACCCCTGATCGCAAGCTGACTCCGGTCAGGGTCATCATGAAGCTCGATGACAAATATGCCGCGAGCCTCAAGAAGGACTCGAAGGCATCACTGACCACGGTCGGCGTGCTCGGCGATACCGTCGTGGACATCAACAGCCAGTTCGCCGTCGGGCCTCCTCTGAGAGACGGCGATGAGTTGAAGACGCTGGAGACGCCGAGCATCACCGATGTCGTCAAAGCCAGCCAGGGGACCATTGAGAGCCTGAACGTGATCCTGTCGAAGATGAACGTGATCGTCGACAATCTCCAGTCGGGCAAAGGCTCCGTCGGCCTGTTGATCAATAACCCCGATCTGTACAACAAGGCCAATGAGACGGTGAATGAGCTGTTGACGCTCGAAAAGAACCTGAACAACGGTCGCGGCTCCATCGGCAAACTGATGACGGACGACACCATGTATAACCGGCTGAACGACGCCGCCGGCAAGCTGGAGAATATCGCCAACGATCTGAATAGCGGCAAGGGCTCGGCCGGGATGTTGCTGAAGGACGACTCACTCTACAAGAACCTGAACTCCACGCTCATTCATGCCAACTCGATCATGGCGGATGCGGACGCGGGCAAGGGCGGTCTTGGGCTGATGCTCAAAGATCCGAAGTTCCGGAGCGATCTGAGCAATACGTTGGCACAGGTCAATACTCTGGTGAGCGGCATCAACGACGGCCGGGGCACGCTTGGCAAGCTGACCACCGACGATCAGGCTTACACCAATCTGAACAAGCTGCTGAGCGCGAGCACCGACCTTGTAACCACGATCCGTAAAGATCCGAAGAAGTATCTGACGATTCATATGAAGATCTTCTAA
- a CDS encoding M13 family metallopeptidase, which produces MTFKSFAAFLVLSSGLCLGQTSTPAGQADTGLAPTSVPKKPISFDLSGIDKTADPCTDFYQYACGSWKKENPIPADQTRWGRFNELAERNNYLLYQDLKTAADAPKTPLQKKYGDYFAACMNVNLANQLGAKPIDPALKTIADWNDKKTLATLLGTMEDKYAVGFFFDFGSEQDQKDSTQQIGALDQGGLGLPDRDYYLNQDERSKTLREQYVAHVTKMFVLLGDTPAQAATEAQNVMTVETALAQGSMARVDRRNPANVYHVMTIAQLQDITPDFNWKVYLDAKKEGSLETANIVSPGFFKAMQQQIDATSVDALKSYMRWHTVHRFAANLSAPFVEENFNFYGATLTGQKEITPRWKRCTAATDRAMGEAVGQDWVARNFPPAAKDNMEKLVHALEVSLGQDIQHLDWMSDATKVQAQKKLEAFREKIGYPDKWRDYSPLTVKRDDPVGNAERASAFDDRHDLNKIGKPVDEKEWGMTPPTVNAYYNPAMNDINFPAGILQPPFYDFKIDPAVNFGGIGIVIGHEMTHGFDDQGSQYDAQGNVRSWWTPEDKKKFDERTDCEAKEYDNFEVAPGQKLNGRLTLGENTADNGGLRIAYAALMSTLAEENKSADKSTTEKIDGYTPEQRYFISWGQVWCENTREQAARLRAKTDPHSSGQWRVNGSVQNFDEFGKAFGCKVGQPMMPEKSCQVW; this is translated from the coding sequence ATGACCTTTAAATCTTTCGCTGCATTTCTGGTGTTAAGCAGTGGCCTGTGTCTCGGCCAGACCTCCACCCCGGCAGGTCAGGCAGACACAGGCCTGGCACCCACCTCCGTGCCGAAGAAGCCCATCAGCTTCGACCTGTCGGGAATCGACAAGACAGCCGACCCGTGCACCGACTTCTATCAATACGCCTGCGGAAGTTGGAAGAAGGAGAACCCCATTCCTGCCGACCAGACGCGGTGGGGCCGCTTCAATGAGCTGGCGGAGCGCAACAACTATCTTCTCTATCAGGATTTGAAGACGGCAGCAGATGCTCCGAAGACCCCACTGCAAAAGAAGTATGGCGATTATTTCGCCGCCTGCATGAATGTAAATCTGGCCAACCAGCTTGGCGCGAAGCCGATCGACCCGGCGCTGAAGACCATCGCCGACTGGAACGACAAAAAGACACTGGCCACGCTGCTGGGCACGATGGAGGACAAGTACGCCGTCGGCTTCTTCTTCGACTTCGGCTCTGAGCAGGACCAGAAGGATTCGACCCAGCAGATCGGTGCGCTCGATCAGGGCGGCCTTGGCCTGCCCGACCGCGACTACTATCTCAACCAGGATGAGCGCTCCAAGACCCTCCGCGAACAGTATGTCGCGCATGTAACGAAGATGTTCGTGCTGCTTGGCGACACTCCGGCACAAGCCGCCACCGAGGCGCAGAATGTGATGACGGTCGAGACAGCGCTGGCGCAGGGCTCCATGGCGCGCGTCGATCGCCGCAATCCCGCGAACGTCTATCACGTCATGACGATTGCCCAGTTGCAGGACATCACTCCTGACTTCAACTGGAAGGTCTATCTCGACGCCAAAAAAGAGGGCAGCCTTGAGACCGCCAACATCGTCTCGCCTGGCTTCTTCAAGGCGATGCAGCAGCAGATCGACGCCACCAGCGTCGACGCGCTGAAGAGCTATATGCGCTGGCACACGGTCCATCGCTTCGCCGCCAACCTCAGCGCCCCCTTCGTCGAGGAGAACTTCAACTTCTACGGTGCAACCCTTACCGGCCAGAAAGAGATCACGCCGCGATGGAAGCGCTGCACCGCCGCCACTGATCGCGCCATGGGCGAGGCCGTTGGGCAGGACTGGGTCGCCAGAAACTTCCCGCCCGCCGCCAAGGACAACATGGAGAAGCTCGTCCATGCGCTCGAAGTCTCACTCGGACAAGACATCCAGCATCTCGACTGGATGAGCGACGCCACCAAGGTACAGGCGCAGAAGAAACTCGAAGCCTTCCGCGAAAAGATCGGCTATCCCGACAAATGGCGCGACTACTCGCCGCTGACCGTCAAGCGTGACGATCCCGTCGGTAACGCCGAGCGTGCCAGTGCCTTCGACGACCGCCATGACCTGAACAAGATCGGCAAGCCCGTCGATGAGAAGGAATGGGGCATGACGCCGCCAACAGTGAACGCCTATTACAATCCGGCGATGAACGACATCAACTTCCCTGCCGGAATTTTGCAGCCGCCGTTCTACGACTTCAAGATTGACCCGGCGGTAAACTTCGGCGGCATCGGCATCGTCATCGGTCACGAGATGACGCACGGCTTCGATGACCAGGGCAGCCAGTACGACGCGCAGGGCAACGTGCGCAGTTGGTGGACGCCCGAGGACAAGAAGAAGTTCGACGAGCGCACCGATTGCGAGGCCAAGGAGTACGACAACTTCGAGGTCGCTCCCGGCCAGAAGCTGAACGGGCGTCTGACCCTGGGCGAGAACACCGCCGACAATGGCGGCCTGCGCATCGCCTACGCTGCGCTGATGAGCACGCTGGCCGAGGAGAACAAGTCGGCGGACAAGTCGACCACGGAAAAGATCGACGGCTACACCCCCGAGCAGCGCTACTTCATCTCCTGGGGACAGGTCTGGTGCGAAAACACCCGCGAACAGGCCGCACGCCTGCGCGCCAAGACAGATCCACACTCCAGCGGCCAGTGGCGCGTCAACGGAAGCGTGCAGAACTTCGACGAGTTCGGCAAAGCCTTTGGCTGCAAGGTTGGCCAGCCGATGATGCCGGAGAAGAGCTGCCAGGTCTGGTAA
- a CDS encoding beta-propeller fold lactonase family protein yields MALVVSVAMGLGMTACGGGTVGFMWVLGTQYNQIAGFKIDDYTGNLTDIPHEPFTSGGANPVSLVVRAGGRYLYVINEGVTPTSGNTSGTQQCGTNGSGIAEFSIGGDGVLTFQQCFASQGTTPVWAQMDSTGSYLYVLDQVAPTADCSVGAPAAGCFGDITVFSVADDTGRLTLVPNKQIKNSDGTQLTYFPVGNTPIMMKVAGSGCLFTVDSGDQTVFPYTIGAAGQLTLPANTTIATGAGRLTSINAGSQYVYLTDAAATSDSSGGYILPYTVGTGCALNTLTGGKVANLPQTSNPVYSMVDSSNKYLYVANQSSSNSNAPAYSSISAYTIDGTTGKLQEIPDTGNNPYQVGAGPVCMVEDPSNQYLFTSNNVDGTVTGFNLDKSTGELSNLKRGSKFTATGLSTCLAVSGNVN; encoded by the coding sequence ATGGCCTTGGTAGTGTCCGTAGCGATGGGTCTGGGCATGACGGCGTGCGGTGGCGGCACCGTCGGTTTCATGTGGGTTCTTGGCACGCAGTATAACCAGATCGCCGGTTTCAAGATCGACGACTACACGGGTAATCTGACAGATATTCCGCATGAGCCGTTCACCTCCGGCGGGGCAAATCCTGTCTCTCTCGTCGTGAGGGCGGGTGGCCGATATCTTTATGTGATCAACGAGGGCGTTACCCCGACCTCAGGCAATACCTCGGGAACGCAGCAGTGCGGCACCAATGGCAGCGGCATCGCTGAGTTCAGCATCGGTGGCGACGGCGTCCTGACCTTCCAGCAGTGCTTTGCCAGCCAGGGAACTACTCCGGTCTGGGCGCAGATGGACAGCACCGGCTCCTATCTCTATGTTCTTGACCAGGTCGCACCCACTGCGGATTGCAGCGTTGGTGCTCCGGCCGCAGGATGCTTCGGCGACATCACCGTATTCTCGGTCGCCGACGACACCGGGCGGTTGACGCTGGTGCCGAACAAGCAGATCAAGAATTCGGATGGCACCCAGCTCACCTACTTCCCCGTCGGCAACACTCCGATCATGATGAAGGTCGCTGGTAGCGGATGCCTGTTCACGGTGGATTCGGGCGACCAGACGGTCTTCCCCTATACCATCGGGGCCGCAGGCCAGTTGACGCTGCCCGCCAATACCACCATTGCAACCGGCGCAGGCAGGCTGACCTCGATCAATGCAGGCTCGCAGTATGTCTACCTGACCGATGCGGCGGCCACAAGCGACAGTTCGGGCGGCTATATTCTTCCCTACACGGTCGGGACCGGTTGCGCCTTGAACACGCTGACCGGCGGCAAGGTGGCGAACCTGCCCCAGACCTCAAACCCCGTCTACTCGATGGTTGACAGCAGCAACAAGTACCTCTACGTTGCCAACCAGTCGTCGTCCAACTCGAACGCCCCAGCTTACAGCTCCATCTCGGCGTACACCATCGACGGAACGACCGGCAAGCTGCAGGAGATTCCCGATACGGGCAACAATCCCTACCAGGTTGGCGCAGGTCCGGTGTGCATGGTCGAAGATCCTTCGAACCAGTACCTGTTCACTTCGAACAATGTGGACGGCACGGTCACCGGCTTCAACCTCGACAAGAGCACCGGCGAACTCTCGAACCTGAAGAGAGGCTCGAAGTTCACTGCGACAGGGTTGTCGACCTGCCTCGCAGTCAGCGGAAACGTTAATTAG
- a CDS encoding beta-propeller fold lactonase family protein, with product MKLNNIGRGALASILSLAIGLGVTACSRDYTLAYVYVTTAAPLSAASSTAGGVSAFAVDYQSGALTPLADSPIAAGKKPITLVAGPASANGQFIYVVNHDDSTVMEFSIGTDGKLYLKNTYNTTGSLPTAAAIDAGGTFLYVTNTYQNGPNNTQLYTAGSPGPGSVTIFPINADGSLGTATTQNVGNLPVGIVTSKVNSYVYVLDQENASTASPLGVILGYAENTSTGALTPTTDGTVILNGVPVTNGYPAGTTPSAIAEDPSARFVYVTDKATNQLYGYLTGTNGQLSTMTNGPFATGTFPVSVTVDPRGKYLYVANYNDNTVSAYAIDVATGAPVGSVGSATTAVGTTPTCIAIEPALGKYLYVSNYLDGTVSGEALNSHNGGLTAVQNTPFPTSGLPTCAVAVANGSYGHPNQIINP from the coding sequence ATGAAGTTGAATAACATAGGCCGTGGTGCACTGGCCTCGATTTTGTCTCTTGCAATTGGTCTTGGCGTAACGGCTTGCAGCCGCGACTACACGTTGGCATACGTCTACGTGACCACCGCGGCCCCTCTCTCGGCGGCCTCCTCGACCGCCGGCGGCGTCAGCGCGTTTGCCGTCGACTATCAATCCGGCGCATTGACACCGCTAGCTGACTCCCCGATCGCGGCTGGCAAGAAGCCGATCACCCTGGTTGCCGGACCGGCCAGCGCAAACGGCCAGTTCATCTATGTCGTCAACCATGACGACTCGACCGTGATGGAGTTCTCCATCGGGACCGACGGCAAGCTGTACCTCAAGAACACCTACAACACGACCGGCAGCCTGCCGACAGCAGCAGCCATCGATGCTGGCGGCACGTTCCTGTATGTCACCAACACCTACCAGAACGGGCCGAATAACACGCAACTCTACACGGCTGGCTCCCCTGGACCAGGCAGCGTCACCATCTTCCCCATCAACGCAGACGGCAGCCTTGGCACGGCGACGACGCAGAACGTCGGCAACCTCCCGGTCGGCATCGTGACCAGCAAGGTCAACAGCTATGTCTACGTGCTGGATCAGGAGAATGCATCCACCGCCAGCCCGCTGGGTGTCATTCTTGGCTACGCTGAAAACACCTCCACGGGCGCTCTGACGCCGACCACGGACGGCACCGTGATTCTGAACGGCGTCCCTGTTACCAATGGCTATCCGGCCGGCACGACCCCCAGCGCGATTGCTGAGGACCCCTCGGCACGGTTCGTTTATGTCACCGACAAGGCCACCAACCAGCTTTATGGCTACCTGACCGGAACCAATGGACAGCTTTCCACGATGACCAATGGTCCGTTCGCGACGGGTACCTTCCCGGTCAGCGTGACCGTCGATCCGCGCGGCAAGTATCTATACGTCGCCAACTATAACGACAACACAGTGAGCGCCTATGCCATCGATGTCGCAACCGGCGCGCCAGTTGGCTCCGTAGGTTCGGCCACGACGGCAGTTGGAACCACCCCCACCTGCATCGCCATCGAGCCGGCACTGGGCAAGTACCTGTACGTTTCGAACTACCTGGACGGAACGGTCTCGGGCGAAGCGCTCAACTCGCACAATGGCGGCCTGACCGCAGTCCAGAACACGCCCTTCCCCACCTCCGGTCTGCCGACCTGCGCAGTAGCTGTGGCGAATGGCTCGTACGGTCATCCCAACCAGATCATCAACCCCTAA
- a CDS encoding acyltransferase, producing MPTAATAVATPLKTTRKPPLPALTGIRTLLALSIVLFHFTPSHLGPLYPFVDNGYIFVGVFFLISGYILTYNYADRGASFNKRNFWVARFARLYPIYLLALIVSVKMLEDEWAVRSHAEFWKGIVLTPFLLQGWSPNLATFWNTVAWTLSCEVMLYAAFPWLIRIPWPKTASRLIALLLAIWAIGMVPHSLYLLLNPDHLDGPVTRYSSTYLIRFLKYTPLPYICTFLVGVVLGKLQHVLDITPRQRFAIAATSVGALLVVFYGFVEHLPYLLMHGGLLIPLFAALVLGLSGVNPVAAVFACRPLLIVGESSYCLYLLHFNVLILVRKYHLSQHLHLAAFDPWFSYVFVVLFSLAAFRFVENPARRLILTHLSTRPRATQTASS from the coding sequence TTGCCAACCGCCGCCACTGCCGTTGCCACGCCGCTCAAGACGACCCGCAAGCCGCCTCTTCCGGCACTCACCGGCATCCGTACCCTGCTCGCGCTCAGCATCGTCCTCTTCCATTTCACGCCCTCGCACCTCGGCCCGCTCTATCCCTTTGTCGATAACGGCTACATCTTCGTCGGCGTCTTCTTTCTTATCTCCGGATATATCCTCACGTACAACTACGCCGACCGCGGCGCCAGCTTCAACAAGCGCAACTTCTGGGTCGCCCGCTTTGCCCGCCTCTACCCTATCTATCTGCTCGCCCTTATCGTCTCTGTCAAGATGCTCGAAGATGAGTGGGCCGTCCGCAGCCATGCCGAATTTTGGAAGGGAATCGTCCTCACCCCCTTTCTGCTTCAGGGCTGGAGCCCCAACCTCGCCACCTTCTGGAACACCGTCGCCTGGACGCTCTCCTGCGAGGTCATGCTCTACGCCGCCTTTCCCTGGCTCATCCGCATCCCCTGGCCCAAGACGGCAAGTCGGCTTATCGCTCTTCTGCTCGCTATCTGGGCGATCGGAATGGTGCCGCACAGCCTCTATCTGTTGCTTAACCCCGACCACCTCGACGGCCCGGTCACGCGCTACAGCTCCACCTACCTCATTCGCTTCCTCAAGTACACGCCGCTACCCTATATCTGCACCTTTCTGGTGGGCGTTGTGCTGGGCAAGCTCCAGCATGTGCTCGACATCACGCCTCGCCAGCGCTTTGCCATCGCCGCCACCAGCGTTGGAGCCCTCCTGGTCGTCTTCTACGGTTTTGTTGAGCACCTGCCGTACCTGCTGATGCATGGCGGCCTGCTCATCCCGCTCTTTGCTGCCCTTGTGCTTGGCCTCAGCGGAGTCAACCCAGTGGCTGCCGTCTTTGCCTGTCGTCCGCTGCTGATCGTCGGCGAGAGCAGCTACTGCCTCTACCTGCTGCACTTCAATGTGCTGATCCTCGTGCGCAAGTACCACCTGTCGCAGCACCTGCACCTGGCGGCGTTCGATCCCTGGTTCTCCTACGTCTTCGTGGTCCTCTTTTCGCTGGCCGCCTTCCGTTTTGTCGAGAACCCAGCCCGCAGATTGATCCTCACCCACCTCTCCACCCGCCCACGCGCCACCCAAACCGCTTCGTCCTAA
- the pyrH gene encoding UMP kinase has translation MYKRVLLKLSGEALAAGSGFGIDAIFIHKIAEEIADAHALGCQIGIVVGGGNFFRGVAQQAIDMDRVAADHMGMLSTVINSIALQDAIEKRGLTCRVMSAIEMHQVAEPYIRRRAMRHLEKGRIVIFAAGTGNPYFSTDTAASLRAMEIKADILLKATSVDGIYTADPKTNPDATKFDQITYNDILRLNLRVMDTTAVSLCKDNNMPMMVFSMKEQGNIVRVVGGEKLGSLVTA, from the coding sequence ATGTACAAGCGAGTCCTCCTCAAGCTCTCCGGAGAAGCCCTTGCCGCAGGCAGCGGCTTCGGCATCGACGCAATTTTCATTCACAAAATAGCCGAAGAGATCGCAGACGCTCACGCGCTCGGCTGCCAGATCGGCATCGTCGTCGGCGGAGGCAACTTCTTCCGCGGCGTAGCCCAGCAGGCCATCGACATGGACCGCGTCGCCGCCGACCACATGGGCATGCTCTCGACGGTCATCAACTCCATCGCGCTGCAGGACGCCATCGAAAAGCGCGGCCTCACCTGCCGCGTCATGTCTGCCATCGAGATGCACCAGGTCGCCGAGCCTTATATCCGCCGCCGCGCCATGCGCCACCTCGAAAAGGGCCGCATCGTCATCTTCGCCGCAGGCACCGGCAACCCTTACTTCTCGACCGACACCGCCGCCAGCCTCCGGGCAATGGAAATTAAAGCGGACATCCTACTCAAGGCGACCTCCGTCGACGGCATCTACACTGCCGACCCCAAGACCAACCCCGACGCCACCAAGTTCGACCAGATCACCTATAACGATATCCTCCGCCTCAACCTCCGCGTCATGGACACCACCGCCGTCTCTCTCTGCAAGGACAACAATATGCCCATGATGGTGTTCAGCATGAAGGAGCAGGGAAACATCGTCCGCGTCGTCGGCGGCGAAAAGCTCGGTTCGCTCGTCACCGCCTAA
- a CDS encoding NAD(P)-dependent oxidoreductase, producing the protein MQIVLYGATGHAGNRILTELLSRGHQVTAITRDPAKIAPQPNLTIKQGDVNSAAAIAANIKGADTVVSAYAPPADNTDQILPVTQNFIDAVKQVGTSGKAPRFLYVGGAASLEVAPGVTLLDSGHLPAEWQPIAKSHIDALALIKKSDINWTSFSPAAFFAPGERTGKFRLGKDQLITDAEGNSKISMEDYAIALVDELEKPQHERQRFTIGY; encoded by the coding sequence ATGCAAATCGTCCTCTACGGAGCCACCGGACACGCTGGCAACCGCATCCTCACCGAACTCCTTAGCCGCGGCCACCAAGTCACCGCGATTACCCGAGACCCCGCAAAGATCGCGCCTCAGCCCAACCTCACCATCAAGCAGGGAGACGTAAACTCCGCCGCCGCCATCGCCGCCAACATCAAGGGAGCCGATACCGTCGTCAGCGCCTACGCTCCACCCGCCGACAACACCGACCAGATCCTCCCCGTCACTCAAAATTTCATCGATGCCGTCAAGCAAGTCGGCACCTCCGGCAAAGCCCCGCGATTCCTCTACGTTGGTGGAGCAGCCAGCCTCGAAGTCGCTCCCGGCGTCACCCTGCTCGACAGCGGCCATCTCCCCGCCGAGTGGCAGCCCATCGCCAAGTCCCACATCGACGCGCTCGCCCTCATCAAAAAGTCCGACATCAACTGGACCAGCTTCAGCCCGGCCGCCTTCTTTGCTCCCGGCGAGCGCACAGGCAAGTTTCGTCTAGGCAAAGACCAGCTCATTACTGACGCCGAGGGTAACAGCAAAATCTCGATGGAGGACTACGCTATCGCCCTCGTCGATGAGCTCGAAAAGCCGCAACACGAACGCCAGCGTTTCACCATCGGCTACTGA
- a CDS encoding carbonic anhydrase, whose product MSKVLTEVISANEAYASQFGDKAKLALPPARGFAILTCMDARLDPAKYAGLAEGDAHVIRNAGGRASDDAIRSLVISYKLLGTKEFFVIHHTDCGMLFFTNEVIRGLLANSLETAALTAEGFKDIGKGPGSTAAEFVEWLTIKDQAQSVLADVTHIRASPLVPKSIPIYGYIYDVHSGKLIEVPAATEAGRAH is encoded by the coding sequence ATGAGCAAGGTCCTCACCGAAGTTATCTCCGCCAACGAAGCCTACGCCAGCCAGTTCGGCGACAAAGCCAAGCTCGCGCTCCCACCAGCCCGCGGCTTCGCCATTCTCACCTGCATGGATGCGCGCCTCGACCCCGCCAAATACGCCGGACTCGCCGAAGGCGACGCGCACGTTATCCGCAACGCTGGCGGCCGCGCCAGCGACGACGCCATCCGTTCCCTCGTCATCAGCTACAAGCTTCTCGGCACCAAAGAGTTCTTCGTCATCCACCACACCGACTGCGGCATGCTCTTCTTCACCAACGAGGTCATCCGTGGCCTTCTCGCCAACAGCCTTGAAACCGCGGCGCTCACCGCCGAAGGCTTCAAAGACATCGGCAAAGGCCCCGGCTCTACCGCCGCTGAGTTCGTCGAATGGCTGACCATCAAAGATCAGGCCCAGTCCGTTCTGGCCGACGTAACCCACATCCGCGCCAGCCCTCTCGTGCCGAAGTCCATTCCAATCTATGGCTATATCTACGACGTGCACTCCGGCAAGCTCATCGAGGTGCCAGCCGCAACCGAAGCTGGCCGCGCCCATTGA
- the tsf gene encoding translation elongation factor Ts has product MSTETPVKIDAKLVKELREKSGAPMGDCLKALQEARGEIEAAFVVLRKRGMASAAKKASRSTNEGAVGTYIHAGGKIGVLVELNCESDFVARTNDFQELLRDVAMHIAATDPRYVRREDVTEEDIAREKDVYRAQAAASGKPANIVEKMLEGKMSKFYEEVCLLDQPFIKEQTQTIAQLIASKVAKLGENISVRRFARFKVGDPNWTVATTAQVAAAEEASA; this is encoded by the coding sequence ATGTCCACGGAAACCCCAGTAAAGATCGACGCAAAACTCGTCAAAGAACTCCGCGAAAAGTCCGGCGCCCCCATGGGCGACTGCCTGAAAGCGCTGCAAGAAGCCCGCGGTGAAATTGAGGCCGCCTTCGTCGTCCTGCGCAAGCGCGGCATGGCTTCGGCTGCCAAGAAGGCCAGCCGCTCCACCAACGAAGGCGCGGTCGGAACCTACATCCACGCTGGCGGCAAGATCGGCGTCCTGGTTGAGCTCAACTGCGAGTCCGACTTCGTCGCTCGCACTAATGATTTCCAGGAGCTGCTCCGCGACGTAGCCATGCACATCGCCGCCACCGATCCGCGCTATGTCCGCCGCGAAGATGTCACCGAAGAAGACATCGCCCGCGAGAAGGACGTCTACCGCGCCCAGGCCGCTGCCAGCGGCAAGCCCGCGAACATCGTCGAGAAGATGCTCGAAGGCAAGATGAGCAAGTTCTACGAGGAAGTCTGCCTGCTCGACCAGCCCTTCATCAAGGAGCAGACCCAGACCATCGCACAGCTTATCGCCAGCAAGGTCGCCAAGCTCGGCGAAAACATCAGCGTCCGCCGCTTCGCCCGCTTCAAGGTAGGCGATCCCAACTGGACGGTAGCCACCACCGCTCAGGTCGCAGCCGCCGAAGAAGCCTCGGCCTAA